The Hemibagrus wyckioides isolate EC202008001 linkage group LG15, SWU_Hwy_1.0, whole genome shotgun sequence genome window below encodes:
- the LOC131365568 gene encoding uncharacterized protein LOC131365568, translating into MAGIVSKSKAKGVDFCGVSDNYLIVRSDLGCYLYSTNFHQGLGLTVYSLHPSCQGGDHYLAYDDSTFYIIKGNSYRRVSDMSKDLDAEVNELHKNCQGGDNYLSAYGKFYIIFKDRGVYRRTTDMSKDSDAVEYPLHPNCKDGLYYWGTKQYSYFLKPKGEWGIQYHKTDNLNKDTYASTYSVHPDVLNFLPGGLAITQGPAFGKWELIKTISNDSETPLHWQKKITQKVGYTKSKSSSIEHNWKISMSTTYQSGILTEGISKYQFSLSAEYGGQSVNTEEESWEEATETEESLDLTLQPHTKMFIWQYKLGFGKKDVLFCRDLIFDDDPNPPSTIPLPAADHSGC; encoded by the coding sequence atggcagGGATCGTCTCAAAGAGCAAAGCCAAAGGTGTTGATTTCTGTGGTGTAAGTGACAATTACTTGATAGTTCGCTCTGATCTTGGCTGTTACTTGTACTCAACAAATTTCCATCAAGGCTTGGGCCTCACAGTTTACAGCTTGCACCCGTCCTGTCAGGGTGGAGATCACTATCTTGCCTATGACGACAGCACATTTTACATAATCAAAGGCAATTCTTATCGCCGTGTGTCCGACATGAGCAAAGATTTAGACGCTGAAGTGAATGAGCTCCACAAAAACTGTCAAGGAGGTGACAACTATCTGTCTGCCTATGGAAAATTCTACATCATCTTTAAGGACAGAGGAGTGTATCGCCGAACTACCGATATGAGCAAAGATAGCGATGCAGTTGAATACCCACTGCATCCAAACTGCAAGGATGGCCTATACTACTGGGGCACAAAGCAATACTCCTACTTCCTCAAGCCGAAAGGTGAATGGGGAATCCAGTACCACAAAACTGATAACCTTAACAAAGACACCTATGCAAGCACATACTCAGTTCACCCAGATGTACTGAACTTCCTTCCTGGAGGCCTGGCTATAACACAAGGCCCAGCATTTGGAAAATGGGAGCTCATTAAGACGATTTCCAATGATTCAGAAACTCCCCTACACTGGCAAAAGAAGATAACTCAGAAAGTGGGCTATACAAAATCCAAGTCATCAAGTATTGAGCATAACTGGAAAATTTCAATGAGCACCACATATCAGTCAGGGATTCTGACTGAAGGGATTTCCAAATATCAGTTCTCTCTGTCAGCTGAATATGGAGGACAGAGTGTCAACACTGAAGAAGAGAGCTGGGAAGAAGCAACTGAGACAGAAGAAAGTCTGGACCTTACTCTGCAGCCTCACACTAAAATGTTCATTTGGCAGTACAAGCTCGGCTTCGGCAAGAAGGATGTCCTCTTCTGCCGTGACCTGATATTCGATGACGATCCTAATCCCCCCTCTACCATTCCTCTGCCAGCAGCTGACCACTCTGGGTGTTAA